The window TTACTAAACGATGGTTACGAAACAGTAatccattttcaaaatgtagttCTGACTTATATTTATGAAGTTCTTGCCCTAACTTACTAAGATGATGGAAATTTGGCCAACCATTCTGAATAAATCCGACTATTTTCGAATATTCTTCATCACGTTTTAAAACAGAACTGTAAAGGTCATAGTTTGCCATCGATAGGCATGCAGACTTAGTTACAGTGTGAATTATTCCCATTAAGTTTTCGATTTCCCCACAGCAACTTAGTTGTGCACGCGATAAACAGTCTGCTACCAGCATTTCTTTGCCAGGTTTGTAAACTACTTCCATTTTAGGGTATTTCAAGAGTGCCATAAACATACGTTGCAATCGTGGTGATACACCATCAATGTCTCTACGGACTAATGTTTCTAGTGGTTTATGGTCACTTTGAACTGTAAATTCACgtccataaacaaaaaaatggaactTTGTACAAGCAAATAGTATAGCTAAAAGCTCCTTCTCTATTTGTGACCATTTCTGTTCACTGGTACTCAATGTGCGAGATGCAAATGCGACAGGATGCCCTAGTTGCATCAAGACACAACCCAATCCATCCTTGGACGCATCTGTTTGTATCACGACAGGATTATTTGCATCATAAATTGCTAAGACGGGATCAGAAGTTATAATCCCCAATAgcttatttatttcttcctcATGTTCAGCTGTAAGCTTAAACTCAACGTTGTTATAAGTAAGTTCACGTAACTTGGCAGTAAGCTTTGATAGATTAGGAATAAATTTtgctaagtatttaaaaagacCCAATAATCGCATAATGTCTTGCTTACATTTAggtttttccatatttaaaattGCATCGAGATGCTTTATTTCCGGTTGAATTTTCCCATATGACAAAATATGTCCCATAAACTTAATTTGGTTTGCCCTGTACTGAATTTTTTCTCGATTAAACTTAATTCCATTAGCCCTCGCACGTTCTAGTACCATTCCCATTATTTTGTCATGCTCACTTTCATTTTCAGCAGCTATGCCTATATCATCAAAATAAATCATAGTTCCTGGGATGTCCCCAAATATTTGAACCATTTTGCATTGGAACATTTCAGGAACATTATTAAGTCCGAATGGTGCACGATTGAACTTATATCTCCCAAATGGGGTCATAAAGGTTGTAAGATCAGCACTAACTTCATCCAATTGCATATGCCAAAATCCATTAGAAAGATCCAATACAGAAAACACACGTTTTCCTGCCAGCCTGGACGTAAAGTCATCGATTGTAGGAATTAGAAAATGTTCGCGCTGAATACATTTATTAAGTGGTTTTGGATCAAGGCATATCCGAAGCTTCCCATTTGGTTTCTCTACTATTTGAAGATTATTTACCCattcagttggataatttactaCAGAAATTATACCTTCCCGcaacatattttcaatttctgcTTTAAGTTTATCTAGTAGACTAAGTGGTATTCTTTTCTTATAGTGTAACGATGGCCtagaattttctttcaatttaattgaattggtTCCCGGAAACTTACCAACACTACCAAAAACATCCCCATTAGTTTTTATGAATTCAGTGCATGCCAGTGATGAAGACATGACAGCGTCAACATCAATTCGTTTTACCAACCCAAACTCCCTACACGATTCCAAGCCTAGCAATGGCTCATGACTATCATCAACGACATAGAAGTGAGAAgagtgttcagtttttttttccaaatcataACACGAAAGCTTTACTATGtcaaatacattaattttattaccaTTGTAATCAGAGATTAGCAAATTATTAAGTTCGTTTTTATACTTTAATTCAATGtcaagtttttttgttaaataaactgGTATACAATTGACATCAGATCCAGTGTCAAGTTTAAAGGTGATGTGTTCATTCCCTATCAAGAATGTTTTTTTCCATTGCTCTTTTTTTCCAAAGATATTCGAATTTATTCTATAgtgacatttttcatttaaataataagaactatcaaaaacattgcTTTGTAATTTACCTGATGAGTCACCCCAGTATTGCAAAGAGTGAACCGAAGGCTTTCCTTTATTGTAGTTGTCTggctttttgttttccttatgaTATCCAGTTTGCTCCCCTTGTTTTCCTTTTGATTTGCACAACCTTTGATAGTGCCCCTGCTTTCCACAACATCGACAAGTTACCCCGTTTGCTTTGCAGCTTCTAAGATGTGAAGGAGTGAAGTCGTCCCCACAGTTGTAGCATCGTCGATTTATAGCGCTGATTTGTTGTTGTTCCACACTGTATGCCTTTTGAGCGATGGCACCTCTATCAAGCAAGACTTTGTTAGCATTTGCTGCCTCGAACGCCTTGCAAACTGAAATCACGTTTTGCAGTGATTCATCCCTCCCATCCAGGAGCTTAAGCTGCAGCTTTTTGTCATAGACCCCGATGATGATTCTGTCctttatcattttttcttcGTAGGAGACACCACAAGCACAACCAAATTCGCAGAACTGAATTTGTTTCCTGATTTCAGTTTCGAAGTCAGTGAATGACTGCTTCTCTTTCTGCAATATTTGGTTGAACTTGAATGTCTccattgttacattttttttggaatgcagtaGCGGTCGAAAGCAATTATGATTTCCTCAAGTGTGCGTGACTGTCGCTCTTCTGCTTGATTATCGCCTTCGCCTGCTTGTTCGTTTCCTGGAGCCACAGCATTTTGATTTCCCAGTATTCCATCAGTTGTGCCATCATTTGGGAACAACGTGGTATAAATTTCCATTGCAGCTGGACCTATAAGCCATAGGAatgttgcaatttttttttttgtttcgctttCCTCGTTTTTTCCTGTGGCCATCATGTACATTAGAAATGTACGTTTCCAGCTTGGCCACTGTTTCCCCAAATGTGAGCAATCTAGCTCAGCAGGCACGCGGTCAGATGACGTCATTGATTCTAGAAGTTGATTTccaagtaacaaaaaaaatacacgtACCTACAGCGACGcgatactttttcttttgtttgtttaatactCCTCCGGTAGTTGCTGTTGttattgagtgttttttttttgtatgtatccCACTTTTGACACCATGTAACAATTATGTTAATtgttaatgaaataaaacactaataatttaattataaaatacaaatttattatatgAGGTTATCTTATCTTAACAGCGGTCGAGAATAGAATGATCTTAATCCAGACAAGAGCAAGAAAGTAGTTTCTTCTTTCAGGTGTAGGAATACATTATGTTTGCGTTCTTAATCTTAACATTATGCTTGCATTCTTAATCTTAACTATTTTACATTAAGGTATGTGTACATTAGCTAGCTTATTACACCCACCACTACCTCAACTGCCACTGTCACCACCCTTCCTACTACGGCTGCCATCTTCTCCAAATCATCCTGCATTGATGCTTCTGCTTCTACTGCCACCATCATCGCCACCGCAGCCACATTAGCCGCCCCCGTCACCACCACCACTTTTTCTACCACTATCTACAACACTTGTATAAGCAACAACATTCAACCGATCGATGCACTACCTGTCGCCGTTACCCTGGACATGGTTTATGCTGAAATTGTGCAACTAAAGAACTACCACAAAGCACAAATTGATGAAATGGTTGCCAAAATTaaggaaaatgaaacaaaaattgtcacacTGGAACAAAAGGTAGACTACCTAGAACAACAACTTCTATCTAACAGCATTGAAGTATATAATGTTCCAATTATAAACAAAGACACACCACACATCGATCTTGCAGTTGGTATGATTCGCAATGCATTGAATATTAACGTAAATGAGCCTGACATCGACcaatgttttgtcaaaaaaattaaaaaaggcaaTTCTCATGCGAATGGCGACATGAAGAGCACCAATTTCTGCATGTCAAATTTGTTTCTCATCACTTGAAagagaaaattatgaaaaccaaGAGAGAGAAAAGAGAAcaactaacaacaaaaatattcggAGCATAAGGTAAACCGGAGAAAGTATACATAAACGATTGCTTAACTCATCAGAGGCGTCAACTTCTAAATACTGCGCTAGCCCTAAAAACTACGAAAGGAGTCAAATACGTTTGGACTaggaatgaaaatatttttatgaggAGGAGTGAGGGTGACAATTCTGTAAGAATTAATTATATttctgattttgataaaatatgagTATTGTTAATCCTATTCCTTATTCAGTTCAAAGTATTTGTGAAGTGCcagtttttagtagttttataGATGATTCCTTTTGTATACAACAAAACATCCGTAGtctcagaatttttttttctaatttcctTGCTCACattgaatcttttaaaaaattgccagCTATAATAGTTCTTACAGAGATTTGGGTTTATGAGAGTGAAATAAGCCTTTATAATATACCGGGTTATGCGATTTTTAGTTGTTGCAATGAATCTTATTCGCCAGGTGGTGTTGCAGTTTACattggtgaaaattttgttcaccAATTCTTAAAAATCGACATTTGCAGCGCGGATGTTGTAAAGTTGTCGTTTTGCTATCAAAACGAAAACTATACAATGTTATGTTTCTACAGATTGCACGCGTTtagtaaaagtttgtttatagagGAACTCAGTCAAATTCTGTGCATAAATAAgacttgtaatttaattttgattggggATATTAATGATATTGATGATTATCTATATAATACTTGTTTTTCCAATCacgatttataaaagttattccTGGCCTACTTGATCAGCAAACAGCTTACAATAAAAGCATAACAACTGTTAGCGACATCTGCATTGTCGCAGTAAGTTTACCCAATACTTCAAAGACAACCCTGACCTTTATTGCAATTGTTGCAATTTGcaatgtgcaaaactcaacttaaCCTATTTCGCTTTCCTTTACCTCATTTTTGTATCCGAAATCTGAATAGAATGACTAgagattgaaatatttaaaaacctttctttttgtaaaattattttacagtaaaatattaaaatacaaattgtaaaccAAGGTAATATAATATGAAaacacattataaaaatatgtatataaataaactaaataaatttcacaatttttaagccgctatataaaaaaaaaagtatttattttgcgACTATAAAAGCTTGGTTTTCgtcttaacatttcttaaaaattcttgacTGATTATACAAGTTATGTCGAGCAAATCTGCTCCAAAATCAACATCAACGCCAATTGCTGGTAATAGTTGTAAGCTCTGCCGTGAGCCCGACATTCCTGAAATGGTAGCTTGCGACAAATGCTCCACATGGTTTCATTTCCAATGCGTCAACATCGGTTCTTCTGTTAACGACAGAAGTTGGGTATGCGAAGCCTGTCAAAGGTCATCAAGCCACCATTCACCTGCTCGTTCCATCATCTCCACTGTGGCGTCCAAGGAAACATCCAAATCCCGGGAAAGAAGAGATCTTCTCTTGAAAAGACTCGAAGAAGAAAAAGTCCTTCGAGAAGCAAACTTACAAAAGTACTTAACAGATAAGTACAAAATTCTCGAAGAACTAAGCAGTTCAGATGAAGAAAACATCCAAGGTAAGTCGGTAGATCGTAGCCAATTAACAGAAAAATGGGTCCAAGATACCCCAGCTAATATCCCAGTCTCTGGTGCAGCTAACACCCTtgctaaagaaaaaatacaaccaAAACCTGTTATCGTTCCTCAAAAGCAGCCCAACCCAAGCAACCTTGTTCCATTACAAGTAGAAAACCCTACACCAAGTGGTCAAATTCACCCTACCTATTCCGAACCTCAACAAAATACGCTTTTACCATCTCAGTTAGCGACTCGACAAGTGATATCTTATTGCCATCGATGGTGCCAGATATAATTAAAACTCTTAGAATGCGTTTCGGTAGACCAGAGCACGTACTTCACGCCATGATTGCCAAAGCAAAAAACCAAGCACCTCCTAAAGCTGATAAAATGGAAACGCTTATAGAATATGCGCTCGCGATCCAAAATGTGTGTGCCGTAATGGAAGCATCACAGATGACAGCCCACTTGAACAACCCCACGCTTCTCAAGGAATTTGTTGATAAGCTTACTCCACATCTTTTGTTGAACTGGGCcctattttcaaaagatttacaATCACCCACACTGCCAGAGTTTTCAAATTGGTTAAGCGAAATTGCGGAAGCTGCTTGTACCGTCACAACGCCAATCGTGCGCACAGACAAACTGGAACGACGTAGTAATCACTTCTTCACTCACGACGTAGTCAAAGCACCTACATCAAACATAGATCGTGAAAGTAGCACGAGAAAATGTTATGTCTGTAACGATTTCCATCCATTGGATTTCTGCTACGAATTCAAACGATATGGACGTTCTGAAAGATGGAATGCcgtaaaaaagaacaatttatgTCACACGtgcttaaaaaaacaccctcacGCGCGATGTCGATCAACACTATTGTGTGGAGTGGAGGGATGCACAAGAAAACATCACAAGCTTTTACATAATTCAGCTGCTGATAGTACTCCCCCCAGGATGCAAATTGGCTCAACTTTAGGATGCCATTACAACCGCTGCGACGataatatacaaaacaatataCTTTTTAGAATTATTCCAGTGAAGCTTTATGGAATCAATAAAACATGTAACACCTTTGCTTTCCTGGACGGAGGCTCATCCCTGACGTTGATTGACGATGAACTCGCTTGTAACCTGGACCTTGCATCAGGGAGGTCCGAAAATCTTTGTTTAAAGTGGACTTCCGAAACTACACGCGTTGAAGAAAACTCACGTATCGTCACATTGGGCATATCAGGTTCCTCTGAAGGATGCCAGAGATTCACCCTCCACAACGTTCGCACCGTAAACAATTTAGGGCTACCAAAACAATCCGTATCGAGTCATATTATGCAAAATCGTTATTCGTACATGAAAGGTTTGCCAATTCCTTCGTATGACATGGCTCAACCAAGAATTCTTATTGGAATGGACAATTGGAAACTTGGCGTATCAATGAGAGTGTTTGAAGGCAACTGGTCCGAACCAATGGTGACTAAAACGCGCCTAGGTTGGTGTGTTCATGGCCCTGAAAAAGACatacaaactaattttaaaaacactgaATTTGAAATGATACAGAGCTTCATCAACTTGTAGAAAACTtcttttcaattgaaaacatcGGTGTACGCATTCCAACGCTTCAAATGGTATccacagaagaaaaaaaggcCATCAGAATTCTTGAAGAAACGTGTGTTcgtatcgaaaaaaaatatgaagtcGGTCTTCTTTGGAAGTACGATAAATTCAATTTGCCTGACAGCTATTCCATGGCGTTTAATCGTTTTCAAATACTAGATCGAAAAATTCAAAAGGATGTTCGGCTGAGTGAAAATTTAAATGAGCAGATTTTGAATTTAGTAAgcaaaaattatgcaaaaaaatTGTCCGATGATGAG is drawn from Eupeodes corollae unplaced genomic scaffold, idEupCoro1.1 scaffold_964, whole genome shotgun sequence and contains these coding sequences:
- the LOC129953561 gene encoding uncharacterized protein LOC129953561, producing METFKFNQILQKEKQSFTDFETEIRKQIQFCEFGCACGVSYEEKMIKDRIIIGVYDKKLQLKLLDGRDESLQNVISVCKAFEAANANKVLLDRGAIAQKAYSVEQQQISAINRRCYNCGDDFTPSHLRSCKANGVTCRCCGKQGHYQRLCKSKGKQGEQTGYHKENKKPDNYNKGKPSVHSLQYWGDSSE